Proteins encoded together in one Macadamia integrifolia cultivar HAES 741 unplaced genomic scaffold, SCU_Mint_v3 scaffold1380, whole genome shotgun sequence window:
- the LOC122063613 gene encoding cytochrome b-c1 complex subunit 8-1, mitochondrial-like, giving the protein MAKTPVRMKVVIYALSPFQQKVMTGLWKDLPGKIQQKVSENWINAVLLLTPVVGTYTYAMHYKEKEKLAHRY; this is encoded by the exons ATGGCGAAAACACCAGTGCGCATGAAGGTGGTGATTTATGCGCTGTCACCATTCCAACAGAAGGTGATGACAGGGCTGTGGAAGGACTTGCCCGGGAAGATTCAACAGAAGGTATCCGAGAACTGGATCAATGCTGTCCTCTTACTTACTCCTGTCGTCGGCACCTACAC GTACGCAATGCACTataaggagaaggagaagttgGCTCACAGATACTGA
- the LOC122063611 gene encoding uncharacterized protein LOC122063611, whose protein sequence is MHKKLPTDDVVSAKGIPLASKCCLCDEQAESFNHLFMGCKFFVAVWKMFLDCFGMSWPNIEDLPLLVRWWIRKCKILVLKEPWSMGLVIVADNVWTEKNSRRYGSRFLSPFYVYDKIKRVYQDSKISISDRLPHISDIMCCRRLGLIINPKCPPEPLEIFWCKPPSGWTKLNVDGSSMGNPGRAGIGGVIRNDLGAMIGSFKNFIGIQSNYVAEFQALIVCLLMAKKLRVSSLWIESDSAAVVAVVQARSIPWFVAQQWISLEPFLAFYFLEDFPLF, encoded by the coding sequence ATGCACAAAAAACTCCCTACAGATGATGTGGTTTCGGCGAAAGGAATCCCTCTGGCCTCCAAATGCTGCTTATGTGATGAGCAAGCTGAGTCCTTTAATCACCTGTTCATGGGTTGCAAATTTTTCGTGGCAgtttggaaaatgttcttggATTGTTTTGGAATGTCTTGGCCTAACATTGAAGACTTGCCTCTGCTTGTTCGGTGGTGGATTAGAAAGTGCAAGATCCTGGTGCTTAAAGAACCTTGGTCTATGGGGTTAGTCATTGTGGCTGACAACGTTTGGACAGAAAAGAATTCTAGGAGATATGGGAGTAgattcctttctcccttctatGTATATGATAAGATTAAAAGAGTCTATCAAGACTCCAAAATCTCAATCTCTGACAGACTGCCTCACATTTCTGATATCATGTGCTGCCGGCGTCTGGGTTTGATCATTAATCCTAAGTGCCCTCCTGAGCCTTTGGAAATTTTCTGGTGCAAGCCTCCTTCTGGTTGGACAAAATTAAATGTGGATGGTAGCTCCATGGGCAACCCTGGTAGGGCTGGCATAGGTGGAGTTATTCGTAATGACCTTGGGGCTATGATTGgttcctttaaaaattttattgggATTCAATCAAACTATGTAGCAGAATTTCAAGCTTTGATCGTATGTCTCCTTATGGCTAAGAAGCTGAGAGTTTCGTCTCTTTGGATCGAGTCAGACTCTGCGGCGGTGGTGGCGGTAGTTCAAGCCAGGTCCATTCCATGGTTTGTCGCTCAACAATGGATCTCCCTAGAGCCTTTTCTTGCTTTCTATTTCCTGGAAGATTTCCCACTGTTTTAG
- the LOC122063612 gene encoding protein ACCELERATED CELL DEATH 6-like: MVKFLLDCNSKGNQEQYLRMQNTNGNTVLHEAMENNHEEVARVLVAVDPEMSHLVNKEGKSPAYLATEAGLLKLLEYMLGILVHSDDLGEWRRGKTLLHAAIIKKHLEAMKIVLKFKPQPIQVGNAKGRTPLHYAALLNFHDGLRELLNMDTSAVYQSDNKGFFPIHVAACEGHTKIVKLLIQRCPGSCELLTEEEQENALHVAARSGKEDMVGYILTNPMLDKLLKEKEKEGNTPLHLAVMAGHYKVVHVLTQDVRVNMSLRNNNKLTVLNISVANRIKKGSHSTQKDLTWMRLIAVGAPATEELDLFETQEPPNRSDVQDYYKDWIETLMVVLTLILTITFTAGLVVSGGLNSEGPNKGMATMLRKTMLQVWEII; the protein is encoded by the exons ATGGTCAAGTTCCTCTTGGATTGCAATTCTAAAGGAAATCAAGAACAGTACTTGAGAATGCAAAATACAAATGGAAATACAGTCTTGCATGAGGCCATGGAAAACAATCATGAAGAGGTGGCTCGGGTACTAGTTGCAGTAGATCCAGAGATGTCACACTTGGTTAACAAAGAAGGGAAGTCTCCGGCTTATTTAGCCACAGAAGCTGGCCTTCTAAAACTTCTTGAGTATATGTTGGGGATTCTTGTTCATAGTGATGACCTAGGAGAGTGGAGAAGAGGAAAGACACTTCTTCATGCTGCCATTATCAAGAAGCATCtgg AGGCCATGAAAATAGTATTGAAGTTCAAGCCACAACCCATCCAAGTAGGAAATGCAAAAGGGAGGACTCCACTTCACTATGCTGCACTCTTAAATTTTCATGATGGGTTGAGGGAGTTGCTCAACATGGATACTTCAGCTGTCTATCAAAGTGATAATAAGGGCTTCTTCCCAATCCATGTTGCAGCTTGTGAAGGCCACACTAAGATTGTAAAACTTCTCATCCAACGTTGTcctggttcttgtgagttgctcactgaagaagaacaagagaatGCTCTTCATGTTGCtgctagaagtggaaaagaagaCATGGTTGGATATATTCTTACAAATCCAATGCTTGACAAGCTTctaaaagagaaggagaaagagggaaaCACACCTTTGCATCTCGCGGTCATGGCCGGGCATTATAAAGTCGTTCATGTTCTCACACAAGATGTTAGAGTAAACATGAGCCTCAGGAATAACAATAAATTGACAGTCCTCAACATAAGTGTGGCAAACCGCATCAAGAAGGGCTCCCATTCAACTCAAAAG GACTTGACATGGATGAGGTTAATTGCTGTTGGTGCACCAGCAACAGAGGAACTAGACCTCTTTGAAACACAAGAACCACCTAATCGGAGCGATGTACAAGATTATTACAAAGATTGGATTGAAACCCTAATGGTGGTTTTGACTCTTATTCTGACGATAACCTTCACCGCTGGTCTCGTAGTGTCCGGTGGCCTTAATAGTGAAGGTCCAAACAAGGGTATGGCAACAATGCTTAGAAAGACAATGCTTCAAGTTTGGGAAATTATCTAG